In Citrus sinensis cultivar Valencia sweet orange chromosome 4, DVS_A1.0, whole genome shotgun sequence, one DNA window encodes the following:
- the LOC102623758 gene encoding protein STRICTOSIDINE SYNTHASE-LIKE 4-like, whose amino-acid sequence MAPKSFLPACLLAFTLQIFFFPPVSFSVSLLSNSNESSSMEGLIKLEVGCVNHPEDVSIVVSKGAVYTATRDGWVKYIILHNETLVNWKHVDSQSLLGLTTTKDGDVIMCDNEKGLLKVSDEGVKVIVPNVSFANDVIEASDGTLYFTVSSTKYTPADFYKDMAEGNPYGQLLKYDPKSNQTTVVQEGFYFANGIALSKDEDFVVVCESWKFRCRRYWLKGDRNGTLDTFAENLPGGPDNINLAPDGSFWIALIKMNQTGVTAIQNCSEKWELLDAYPGLISLLLPMGSDGGARVVKVDGIDGKIIRDFNDPNATYISFVTSAVEFEGNLYLASLQSYFIGKLPLDAPNPELATI is encoded by the exons ATGGCTCCGAAGAGTTTCCTCCCAGCTTGTTTACTAGCGTTTACTCTACaaatcttcttcttccctCCAGTATCATTTTCAGTTTCTCTTCTCTCCAACTCCAACGAAAGCTCGTCTATGGAG GGTTTGATTAAACTTGAAGTAGGATGTGTGAATCACCCAGAGGATGTTTCTATTGTGGTTAGTAAGGGTGCGGTTTATACAGCAACTAGAGATGGTTGGGTCAAGTATATTATCCTTCATAATGAAACATTGGTTAATTGGAAGCATGTAGACAGTCAATCTCTACTTGGACTCACAACAACAAAGGATGGTGACGTCATTATGTGCGATAATGAAAAA GGTTTGCTTAAGGTTAGCGACGAAGGCGTAAAGGTTATTGTTCCAAACGTAAG TTTTGCAAATGATGTGATCGAAGCATCAGATGGCACGTTGTATTTTACTGTCTCAAGCACCAAATATACCCCCGCAGATTTCTACAAAGACATGGCTGAGGGAAATCCTTACGGCCAGTTGCTCAAATATGATCCTAAATCGAACCAAACAACAGTTGTGCAAGAGGGATTTTACTTTGCTAATGGCATTGCACTCTCAAAAGATGAAGACTTTGTGGTCGTTTGTGAATCATGGAA ATTCCGATGCAGAAGATATTGGCTGAAGGGCGATCGCAATGGAACATTAGATACTTTTGCTGAAAACCTTCCAGGTGGACCCGATAACATCAATCTTGCCCCCGATGGCTCTTTTTGGATTGCTTTAATCAAG ATGAATCAGACTGGTGTGACGGCTATCCAAAACTGCAGTGAGAAGTGGGAACTGTTGGATGCATATCCAGGACTGATCAGCCTACTCCTCCCCATGGGCAGTGATGGGGGTGCAAGAGTAGTCAAAGTCGACGGAATTGATGGCAAAATAATCAGGGATTTTAATGATCCTAATGCAACATATATATCCTTTGTCACTTCAGCTGTCGAGTTTGAAGGCAATCTCTACTTGGCTAGCCTCCAATCCTATTTCATTGGGAAACTGCCACTTGATGCTCCAAATCCTGAACTAGCTACCATTTAA